A single genomic interval of Odontesthes bonariensis isolate fOdoBon6 chromosome 3, fOdoBon6.hap1, whole genome shotgun sequence harbors:
- the LOC142377039 gene encoding contactin-2-like, producing the protein MNCCYYSSSLWLLNGTEVPLGSDRYTLVAGTLVISSPESIRDTGSYQCLAINRCGTIISRAANLKFGYLYDFSPDSRSPQTAYEGVGTFLACQPPPHYPALSYRWLINEFPNFIRKDDGRWFVSQITGNLYVAKAELNDTGNYFCFTTINLDISTKSTFSKPIPLTVLPDANPRKSSPSIKVRFSAETYGLAGHNVLLECFAYGHPVPKIRWRKVDGLMPSKAGTSPSGPTLSLPDLSFDDEGIYECEAYNSEGSDTYQGRISVQAQPDWLQVMSDSEVEISSELHWSCLAAGKPRPSVRWLRNGQPLSTQDRVVVNGVHLKISNLALEDSGMCQCVAENKHGTIYSSAELRVQVQAPDFRLNPVRKLIPAARGGQVMIECRPRAAPKPSLFWSRGTELLTNSSRVTVTQDGMLWIHNISRADEGKYTCFAENYLGKANSTGHLSVRDATKITLAPSNADINQGENVTLQCHASHDPTMDLTFTWALNGVLLDLETSAGPYHRVQGKEIIGDLLVLNVELSQAGMFTCTAQTVVDSASASAKLVVRVLTRATD; encoded by the exons ATGAATTGCTGCTACTATAGTAGCAGCTT GTGGCTTTTGAATGGCACTGAGGTCCCATTGGGTTCGGACCGGTACACTCTCGTGGCCGGCACCCTGGTGATCAGCAGCCCTGAGTCTATTCGAGACACAGGATCATACCAGTGTCTGGCCATCAACCGCTGTGGCACTATCATCAGCAGAGCAGCTAATCTCAAATTCGGCT ACCTCTATGACTTCTCTCCAGACAGCAGGAGTCCACAGACAGCATATGAGGGTGTAGGCACGTTTTTGGCTTGCCAACCCCCTCCACATTACCCAG CTCTGTCGTACCGGTGGTTAATCAACGAGTTTCCCAACTTCATCAGAAAAGACGACGGACGCTGGTTTGTGTCGCAGATCACAGGGAACCTGTATGTGGCCAAAGCAGAGCTAAACGATACTGGGAACTACTTCTGCTTCACCACCATTAATCTGGACATCAGCACCAAAAGCACCTTCAGCAAGCCAATCCCACTCACTGTACTACCAGATG caaATCCCAGGAAGTCCTCTCCAAGCATTAAAGTGCGCTTCTCAGCAGAGACCTATGGCCTAGCTGGACATAATGTCCTGTTAGAGTGTTTTGCTTATGGACA TCCAGTCCCAAAAATTCGATGGAGGAAGGTGGATGGTCTAATGCCATCTAAAGCAGGCACCTCTCCATCAGGTCCCACCCTCTCACTGCCAGATCTCTCTTTTGATGACGAGGGTATTTATGAGTGTGAGGCCTACAACTCAGAAGGCAGTGACACATACCAGGGTCGCATTAGTGTGCAAG CTCAGCCGGACTGGCTGCAAGTGATGAGTGATTCAGAGGTGGAGATCAGCTCAGAACTTCACTGGAGCTGTTTGGCTGCTGGAAAACCCCGACCGTCTGTACGCTGGCTACGTAACGGTCAGCCACTCAGCACACAG GACCGGGTGGTGGTGAATGGGGTTCATCTTAAAATTAGTAACTTGGCCCTGGAGGATTCTGGGATGTGCCAGTGTGTAGCTGAAAACAAGCATGGCACAATCTACTCTTCTGCTGAGCTAAGAGTCCAAG TTCAAGCTCCAGATTTTAGGCTGAATCCAGTAAGGAAACTGATCCCAGCTGCTAGAGGGGGGCAGGTGATGATCGAGTGTCGCCCTCGAGCTGCCCCAAAGCCCAGCCTGTTCTGGAGCCGTGGGACGGAGCTGCTCACTAACAGCAGCAG AGTCACAGTGACCCAAGACGGCATGCTGTGGATCCACAACATCAGCAGGGCAGATGAGGGGAAGTACACCTGCTTTGCTGAAAACTACCTGGGCAAAGCCAACAGCACCGGACACCTGTCTGTCAGAG ATGCCACGAAGATTACACTAGCTCCCTCCAACGCCGACATCAATCAGGGGGAGAATGTCACGCTGCAGTGTCACGCCTCCCACGACCCCACCATGGACCTGACTTTCACCTGGGCCCTCAATGGGGTCCTGCTGGACCTGGAAACCTCTGCAGGACCGTACCACAGGGTGCAGGGG